The following coding sequences lie in one Amycolatopsis cihanbeyliensis genomic window:
- a CDS encoding MFS transporter has protein sequence MTVDDAHRRAAGAREWAGLAVLTLAVLMITFDMFVLLLALPGLSADLRPGTTEQLWILDIYGFMVGGFLVTMGMLGDRIGRRKLLMTGAACFAVASLASAFATSPEMLIVLRALLGVAGATLAPSTLALISVMFRDPRQRGVAVGVWAAGFTVGAMLGPVVGGVLLAHFWWGSVFLLAVPVMVLLLVLCPILVPEFKNPEVGRPDLISVALSLGAMLAMTYTLKQVARHGWEVVPVLVGVAGAGLGVLFVRRQGWLAEPILDPALFRNRSFSVMLIGLLLFGIVGAASMVFITQFLQSVSGMTPLRAALCLVPGMVVAAFSSTVSPMLGRRLRPAYLIGWGVLGVAVAYALFTQLDASSSPVVLIVGFGIIGLCEGPLLALGVNLVVDAVPVEKASSSSSMAQIANEAGASLGVAIMGSVGAAVYVGNLTSSMPPGVPGPAAIAAEESLASAVAVAPSLPEQQAGELLAVARDAFTDGMNVFAAISVGILVLVAILVMALLRHVPPTGQEKAATDVSPEELTAG, from the coding sequence GTGACCGTCGACGACGCACATCGCAGGGCCGCCGGGGCCAGGGAGTGGGCCGGACTGGCCGTGCTGACCCTGGCAGTCCTGATGATCACCTTCGACATGTTCGTGCTGTTGCTTGCGTTGCCCGGCCTGTCCGCGGACCTACGGCCCGGCACGACCGAGCAGCTTTGGATCCTCGATATATACGGGTTCATGGTCGGTGGCTTCCTGGTTACGATGGGAATGCTTGGCGACCGGATCGGTCGGCGGAAGCTGTTGATGACGGGCGCGGCCTGCTTCGCCGTGGCCTCGCTGGCCTCGGCGTTCGCCACCAGCCCGGAGATGCTCATCGTGCTGCGCGCTCTGCTGGGTGTCGCCGGAGCGACACTGGCGCCGTCCACGCTCGCGCTGATCAGCGTCATGTTCCGGGATCCCCGGCAGCGTGGCGTTGCCGTCGGCGTGTGGGCGGCCGGATTCACGGTCGGCGCGATGCTCGGCCCGGTGGTGGGTGGAGTGTTGCTCGCGCACTTCTGGTGGGGGTCGGTTTTCCTGCTCGCGGTGCCGGTGATGGTCCTGCTGCTCGTGCTGTGCCCGATCCTGGTGCCCGAGTTCAAGAATCCCGAAGTCGGCCGGCCGGACCTCATCAGCGTTGCGCTGTCGCTGGGGGCGATGCTGGCAATGACCTACACGCTCAAGCAGGTCGCCCGGCACGGCTGGGAGGTGGTGCCTGTCCTGGTCGGAGTCGCCGGCGCCGGACTCGGGGTGCTGTTCGTCCGCAGGCAGGGGTGGTTGGCCGAGCCGATACTGGATCCGGCACTGTTCCGCAACCGCTCGTTCAGCGTCATGCTGATCGGGTTGCTGTTGTTCGGCATCGTCGGCGCCGCGAGCATGGTGTTCATCACCCAGTTCCTGCAGTCGGTGTCCGGTATGACGCCGCTGCGGGCGGCGCTGTGCCTGGTGCCGGGTATGGTGGTCGCCGCGTTCAGCAGCACCGTCTCACCGATGCTGGGGCGGCGACTACGGCCCGCTTACCTGATCGGGTGGGGTGTGCTCGGGGTCGCCGTGGCCTATGCCCTGTTCACCCAACTCGATGCGAGCTCCAGCCCGGTCGTGCTGATCGTCGGCTTCGGCATCATCGGCCTGTGCGAGGGGCCGCTGCTGGCACTGGGCGTCAACCTGGTGGTCGACGCGGTTCCGGTGGAGAAGGCGAGCTCGTCGTCCTCGATGGCGCAGATCGCCAACGAGGCCGGTGCCTCGCTCGGGGTCGCGATTATGGGAAGTGTCGGCGCCGCCGTGTATGTCGGCAATCTGACCTCCAGCATGCCGCCGGGTGTACCCGGTCCCGCCGCGATCGCCGCAGAGGAGAGTCTCGCGAGCGCGGTGGCCGTCGCACCCAGCCTGCCCGAGCAACAGGCCGGCGAGCTGCTCGCCGTGGCGCGGGACGCCTTCACCGACGGGATGAACGTCTTCGCGGCGATCAGCGTCGGCATCCTCGTCCTGGTGGCCATTCTCGTCATGGCCCTGCTCAGGCACGTGCCGCCGACCGGCCAGGAAAAGGCGGCAACCGATGTGTCCCCGGAAGAGCTCACGGCCGGCTAG
- a CDS encoding 4-hydroxyphenylacetate 3-hydroxylase family protein, whose amino-acid sequence MGSRPFTGDEYVESLRDGREIFLYGDRVKDVTEHPAFHNATRMTARLYDALHDPEHRPVLTAPTDTGGEGFTHRFFTTPRSAEDLVAAQQAIAGWARLSYGWMGRSPDYKASFLGTLGANAEFYEPFADNARRWYRESQEKVLYWNHAIVHPPVDRHLPPDQVADVFVHVEKETDAGVVVSGAKVVATGSVLTHYNFIAHYGLPVKDARFALVATVPMDAPGMKLICRPSYSATAAVMGSPFDYPLSARLDENDTMLILDKVLIPWENVFIYGDVGKVQMFSGQSGFIERFTFHGCTRLAVKLEFIAGLLAKALELTGTQEFRGVQSRLGEILAWRNLFQALSDGAARNPVPWRNGAVLPNPEYGMAYRWFMQTGYPRVREIVMQDVASGLIYLNSSAADFKNPEIRPYLDKYVRGANGTDAVERVKVMKLLWDAVGTEFGGRHELYERNYAGNHENTRIELLAAQQASGRLDDYKAFVEQCLSEYDLDGWTVPDLASFTDLQAYRAGILNE is encoded by the coding sequence ATGGGTTCTCGGCCGTTTACCGGCGACGAGTACGTTGAAAGTCTCCGGGACGGACGGGAGATTTTTCTATACGGCGATCGGGTCAAGGATGTGACGGAGCATCCGGCTTTCCATAACGCGACCCGGATGACCGCGCGGTTGTACGACGCGTTGCACGATCCGGAGCACCGTCCGGTGCTCACCGCACCGACCGACACCGGCGGCGAGGGCTTCACCCACCGCTTCTTCACCACGCCGCGCAGCGCCGAGGACCTGGTAGCCGCTCAGCAGGCGATCGCGGGCTGGGCCAGGCTGTCCTACGGCTGGATGGGTCGCAGCCCGGACTACAAGGCCTCGTTCCTTGGCACACTGGGCGCCAACGCCGAGTTCTACGAGCCGTTCGCGGACAACGCACGGCGGTGGTACCGGGAGTCGCAGGAGAAGGTGCTGTACTGGAATCACGCGATCGTGCACCCGCCGGTCGACCGCCACCTGCCGCCGGACCAGGTCGCCGACGTCTTCGTCCATGTGGAGAAGGAGACCGACGCCGGGGTCGTGGTCAGCGGGGCGAAGGTCGTCGCGACCGGATCGGTGCTGACGCACTACAACTTCATCGCCCACTACGGGCTGCCGGTCAAGGACGCGAGGTTCGCCCTGGTGGCGACGGTACCGATGGACGCGCCGGGCATGAAGCTGATCTGCCGCCCTTCCTACTCCGCGACCGCGGCCGTGATGGGCAGCCCGTTCGATTACCCGCTGTCGGCACGGCTGGACGAGAACGACACGATGTTGATCCTGGACAAGGTGCTCATCCCGTGGGAGAACGTCTTCATCTACGGCGACGTGGGCAAGGTCCAGATGTTCAGCGGGCAGTCCGGGTTCATCGAGCGGTTCACCTTCCACGGGTGCACCCGGCTCGCGGTGAAGTTGGAGTTCATCGCCGGGTTGCTGGCCAAGGCGCTGGAGTTGACCGGAACGCAGGAGTTCCGCGGCGTGCAGTCCCGGCTCGGCGAGATTCTGGCATGGCGCAACCTGTTCCAGGCGTTGTCCGACGGGGCGGCGCGCAATCCCGTGCCGTGGCGTAACGGCGCGGTGCTGCCGAATCCGGAGTACGGTATGGCGTATCGGTGGTTCATGCAGACGGGATACCCGCGGGTGCGCGAGATCGTGATGCAGGACGTCGCCAGCGGGCTGATCTATCTCAACTCTTCCGCAGCCGACTTCAAGAATCCGGAAATACGACCGTATCTGGACAAGTACGTGCGCGGGGCGAATGGTACCGACGCGGTAGAGCGGGTCAAGGTGATGAAGCTGCTGTGGGACGCGGTGGGCACCGAGTTCGGCGGGCGGCACGAGCTGTACGAACGAAACTATGCCGGCAACCACGAGAACACGAGAATCGAACTGCTGGCCGCGCAGCAGGCGAGCGGGCGGCTGGACGATTACAAGGCGTTTGTCGAGCAATGCCTCAGCGAGTACGACCTCGATGGGTGGACCGTGCCTGACCTGGCCTCATTCACCGACCTACAGGCTTACCGCGCGGGCATACTGAACGAGTAA
- a CDS encoding helix-turn-helix domain-containing protein has product MHKHAEEAINMMWQRYDEPLTMTDLAGAALLSKFHFTRVFRMETGTSPGRFLAAVRFYRAKHLLLRTSLSITDISYRVGYNSLGTFTGRFAKCVGLAPGQYRHLARTGIGMLSPPRRTDDPAQCGTVLGKLHNPWTDRRIRVYVAVFSSPILQGIPVACDVVENSDHYLLNSVPPGDWYVCAAAVEADNFDTAPWDRRPVFFGSSVPVSVRPGVSYKVDMTLHQTRPVDTPILVVIPELDSCRPPVEVTTVRQAQ; this is encoded by the coding sequence ATGCATAAACACGCCGAAGAAGCGATCAACATGATGTGGCAACGCTACGACGAGCCATTGACGATGACCGACTTGGCCGGCGCAGCACTGCTGAGCAAGTTCCATTTTACCCGAGTATTCCGCATGGAAACCGGAACCTCCCCCGGACGCTTTCTCGCGGCCGTCCGATTCTACCGCGCCAAGCACCTGCTGTTACGCACGTCGCTGAGCATCACGGACATCTCCTACCGCGTGGGATACAACAGCCTCGGCACGTTCACGGGTCGGTTCGCCAAGTGCGTCGGCCTGGCGCCGGGACAGTACCGGCACCTCGCCCGGACCGGGATCGGCATGCTGTCACCGCCTCGCCGAACGGACGACCCGGCACAGTGCGGCACGGTACTCGGCAAGCTGCACAACCCGTGGACCGACCGGCGTATCCGGGTGTACGTCGCGGTCTTCAGCAGCCCGATTCTCCAGGGCATCCCGGTGGCGTGCGACGTCGTCGAGAACTCGGACCACTACCTGCTGAACTCGGTACCGCCCGGTGACTGGTACGTGTGCGCGGCGGCGGTGGAAGCCGACAACTTCGACACGGCGCCATGGGACCGCAGGCCGGTATTCTTCGGCTCGAGTGTGCCGGTTTCGGTGCGCCCGGGCGTGTCGTACAAGGTGGACATGACACTCCATCAGACCCGGCCCGTCGACACGCCCATCCTCGTGGTGATACCCGAGCTGGACAGCTGCCGGCCGCCGGTCGAGGTCACCACCGTGCGCCAGGCGCAGTGA
- a CDS encoding KedN5 family methylcobalamin-dependent radical SAM C-methyltransferase, translated as MIDNGKLTVDIVQQGIWDMPLESMPLASGYLKATALADDVLATKFDINIRNFRGGVTLSSMAYQLFSERVPDVLAFSVFGWSYRAFGALAATFKQLNPRGWVIFGGTHVANQAERAFAMFPDVDVVVNGEGEIIFRDLLHAYLDGVDDDTLAAINGISYQDADGHLRTTADRERIADLDHIPSPFLTNALEMTDEHGEFRYDVALMETNRGCPYKCAFCYWGGAVGQKVRSFSRERLRAELEFFAKLRVHTIVVCDANFGLLPGDLTFVDDLIEVRDQYGYPRALETSWAKNKSKTFYAIVRKMKQSGMRSSFTLALQTLDDNTLNLMNRKNMKVNDWEDLSEWLSREGLDCYAELIWGAPGETVESFMAGYDKLARRVSRIACYPMLLLPNTDYGDRREFHGIISVRGDNDDFEYVLKNREVSFAENQEMQRFLFWARVIAEMAVLRFVWVGLRELADFRQTTVLRSLDEWIRNTDDPAAEPLLATLESVVVGTGEVGAAISYIYREPDVKRMLTRWWNERIRPEVPGDVAPVLDEMLRFDLLTQPIAAPPGADRPDTAGLEFVTVRGEEYYRRTARLSYDIPAIVAQLRAEEQPELRPQPIDLDLYYKPGCESAVASTNHETIVHFMAMTADEVFANAAAESVDGVVAELTGDKGGC; from the coding sequence ATGATCGACAACGGCAAGCTGACCGTAGATATCGTCCAGCAAGGCATCTGGGACATGCCGCTCGAGTCGATGCCGCTCGCGTCCGGATATCTGAAGGCGACCGCCCTCGCGGACGACGTGCTCGCCACGAAGTTCGACATCAACATCCGCAATTTCCGGGGCGGGGTCACTCTGTCGTCGATGGCGTACCAGCTGTTCAGCGAACGTGTCCCGGACGTCCTGGCGTTCTCGGTGTTCGGCTGGAGCTACCGCGCCTTCGGCGCCCTTGCCGCGACCTTCAAGCAACTCAACCCTCGCGGCTGGGTCATCTTCGGCGGTACCCACGTCGCCAACCAGGCCGAACGCGCCTTCGCGATGTTCCCCGACGTCGACGTGGTGGTGAACGGCGAGGGCGAGATCATCTTCCGCGACCTGCTGCACGCCTACCTCGACGGCGTCGACGACGACACGCTCGCCGCGATCAACGGCATCTCCTACCAGGACGCCGACGGTCACCTTCGAACCACCGCGGACCGGGAGCGGATCGCCGACCTGGACCACATCCCGTCGCCGTTCCTGACCAACGCCCTCGAGATGACCGATGAACACGGCGAGTTCCGCTACGACGTCGCCCTGATGGAAACCAATCGCGGCTGTCCCTACAAATGCGCCTTCTGCTATTGGGGTGGCGCCGTGGGACAGAAGGTCCGGTCGTTCTCCCGGGAGCGACTGCGTGCGGAGCTTGAGTTCTTCGCCAAGCTGCGCGTGCACACGATCGTCGTGTGCGACGCCAACTTCGGTTTGTTGCCTGGTGACCTCACGTTCGTCGATGACCTGATCGAGGTGCGTGACCAGTACGGCTACCCGAGGGCGCTGGAGACGTCGTGGGCGAAGAACAAGTCCAAGACGTTCTACGCGATCGTCCGGAAGATGAAGCAATCCGGGATGCGAAGCTCCTTCACACTGGCCCTGCAGACACTCGACGACAACACCCTCAACCTGATGAATCGCAAGAACATGAAGGTGAACGATTGGGAGGACCTGTCCGAATGGCTCAGCCGCGAGGGCCTGGACTGCTACGCAGAGTTGATCTGGGGCGCGCCGGGGGAAACCGTCGAGTCGTTCATGGCCGGCTACGACAAGCTCGCCCGGCGGGTGTCCCGCATCGCCTGCTACCCGATGTTGCTGCTGCCGAACACCGACTACGGTGACCGTCGTGAGTTCCACGGGATCATCTCGGTGCGCGGCGACAACGACGATTTCGAGTACGTGCTGAAGAACCGCGAGGTCTCCTTCGCGGAGAACCAGGAGATGCAGCGGTTCCTCTTCTGGGCCAGGGTAATCGCCGAGATGGCCGTGCTGCGGTTCGTCTGGGTCGGGCTGCGCGAGCTCGCCGACTTCCGGCAGACCACGGTCCTGCGGAGCCTCGACGAGTGGATCCGGAACACCGACGACCCTGCGGCCGAACCGCTGCTCGCCACGCTGGAAAGTGTCGTCGTGGGCACCGGCGAGGTCGGTGCGGCCATCAGCTACATCTACCGGGAGCCGGACGTCAAGCGGATGCTGACACGCTGGTGGAACGAACGAATCCGCCCGGAGGTTCCCGGGGACGTGGCACCGGTACTGGACGAGATGCTCCGGTTCGACCTGTTGACCCAGCCGATCGCGGCGCCACCGGGCGCCGACCGGCCGGACACCGCCGGGTTGGAGTTCGTGACGGTCCGCGGCGAGGAGTACTACCGGCGCACCGCCCGACTCAGCTACGACATCCCGGCGATCGTCGCGCAGCTGCGGGCCGAGGAGCAGCCGGAGCTCCGTCCACAACCCATCGATCTGGACCTCTACTACAAGCCCGGCTGCGAAAGCGCGGTCGCCTCCACTAATCACGAGACCATCGTGCATTTCATGGCGATGACCGCCGACGAGGTCTTCGCCAACGCCGCCGCCGAGAGCGTCGACGGCGTGGTCGCCGAGCTGACCGGCGACAAAGGCGGTTGCTGA
- a CDS encoding YciI family protein: protein MPQYAILIYEKEIPVEDIPADVMEANMAAPAKIEAMGAQVVDEQALQPSSTATTIRKGGVITDGPFLETKEAFAGIFVVECRDLDQAIEIGKLLPIMDGGVEIRPLHEG, encoded by the coding sequence ATGCCGCAGTACGCAATTCTAATCTACGAGAAGGAAATCCCGGTCGAGGACATCCCAGCCGACGTCATGGAGGCCAACATGGCCGCGCCGGCGAAGATCGAGGCAATGGGTGCCCAGGTGGTCGACGAGCAGGCACTTCAGCCGTCCAGCACCGCCACTACGATCCGTAAGGGCGGCGTCATCACGGACGGGCCGTTCCTGGAGACCAAGGAAGCGTTCGCCGGAATCTTCGTGGTCGAGTGTCGAGACCTCGACCAGGCGATCGAGATCGGCAAGCTGTTGCCCATCATGGACGGCGGTGTGGAGATCCGACCTCTGCACGAAGGGTGA
- a CDS encoding DUF1702 family protein yields the protein MGRVRRRILTPNVSETHLEFRGFPEKNQQSRELLETAGGSFLTGFAYAAEAASVVEVEQNLETVEREFQGFAYEGAGMAFAIRDGLPVGHRHHVVDFLSGPAKEHTYITYVGVGWALARLPKFCWPAVTSGVTDPLLRWLVHDGYGFHQAYFRTEKYVNQQFREQDFGWPDDGPQGYAGRAIDQGIGRAMWFVGGTDVTLVANMINKFDADRRPDLFAGVGLAATYAGGAGEPELRTLAERAGDCRAQLAQGSAFAASARVIAGLVTPHTELATRVLCGVTPEHADQICQESVPAEHTTGSEGGKPAFEVWRQRIADKLVAAARSPS from the coding sequence CTGGGTAGGGTCCGGCGGCGTATCCTCACGCCGAACGTGTCCGAAACACATCTCGAGTTCCGTGGTTTTCCAGAGAAGAACCAGCAGTCCCGGGAGTTGCTGGAAACCGCAGGAGGCTCGTTCCTCACCGGCTTCGCGTACGCGGCCGAAGCGGCTTCGGTAGTAGAGGTCGAGCAAAACCTGGAAACGGTCGAGCGGGAGTTCCAGGGTTTCGCATACGAGGGCGCGGGAATGGCCTTCGCGATCCGGGACGGGTTGCCGGTCGGGCATCGCCACCACGTCGTGGACTTTCTCTCCGGTCCGGCGAAGGAGCACACCTACATCACGTATGTCGGGGTGGGTTGGGCACTGGCTCGGCTACCGAAGTTCTGCTGGCCCGCGGTGACAAGCGGCGTAACTGATCCACTACTGCGCTGGCTGGTCCACGACGGGTACGGGTTCCATCAGGCGTACTTCCGGACAGAGAAGTACGTGAACCAGCAGTTCCGGGAGCAGGACTTCGGCTGGCCGGACGACGGCCCTCAGGGGTACGCCGGGCGGGCCATCGACCAGGGCATCGGACGGGCCATGTGGTTCGTCGGCGGTACGGACGTCACCCTCGTGGCCAACATGATCAACAAGTTCGACGCCGACCGCAGGCCCGACCTGTTCGCCGGCGTTGGTCTGGCCGCCACATACGCCGGTGGCGCCGGCGAGCCGGAACTGCGCACGCTCGCCGAGCGTGCGGGCGACTGCCGGGCACAACTTGCCCAGGGCAGCGCGTTCGCGGCTTCCGCGCGAGTGATCGCGGGCCTGGTGACCCCACACACCGAGCTGGCGACCCGGGTGCTCTGCGGCGTCACCCCGGAACACGCGGACCAGATCTGCCAGGAATCCGTCCCGGCCGAGCACACCACGGGGTCGGAAGGCGGGAAACCCGCGTTCGAGGTCTGGCGGCAGCGGATCGCCGACAAGCTGGTCGCCGCGGCACGGAGCCCGAGCTGA
- a CDS encoding class I SAM-dependent methyltransferase has product MNDSRDPVARIFNSAVAASAIGAAWEIGILDVLNQDGVLNLPEFAAERGLHLRSTSGVVRALASVDIVETINSKVVPTEHFAEVYRTRSFFHWLTMGSGELFRRMPDLLPVANRKGDFYQRDSAAITFSCREMNKFCYDPWFWKAVNRMESSPVVVADLGCGSGERLIQLLSRFPDADAVGIDIAEPALTEAAAATAKAGLSDRITLVADDVLTMAARPEFDEVELLTCFMMGHDFWPRQRCVQTLRRLREIFPRVERFLIGDATKTVGVDDRDLPVFTLGFEVAHDLMGVVLPTLADWESVFEEGGWVMREKHWIGVAVGEVIFELEPR; this is encoded by the coding sequence ATGAACGACAGCAGGGACCCGGTGGCGCGCATCTTCAACTCGGCCGTAGCGGCGTCCGCCATCGGCGCCGCGTGGGAAATCGGCATTCTCGACGTCTTGAACCAGGATGGGGTACTGAACCTGCCGGAGTTCGCCGCGGAGCGCGGGCTCCACCTGCGGTCGACGTCCGGGGTCGTCCGGGCGCTGGCGTCTGTCGACATCGTCGAAACCATCAACAGCAAGGTCGTACCGACCGAACACTTCGCCGAGGTCTACCGGACACGCTCGTTCTTCCACTGGTTGACCATGGGTAGTGGTGAGCTGTTTCGTCGGATGCCCGACCTGCTGCCCGTGGCCAACCGGAAGGGCGACTTCTACCAGCGCGACTCGGCGGCGATCACCTTCTCGTGCCGCGAGATGAACAAGTTCTGCTACGACCCGTGGTTCTGGAAAGCCGTCAACCGGATGGAGAGCTCGCCGGTCGTCGTGGCGGACCTGGGCTGCGGCAGTGGTGAGCGCCTCATCCAACTGCTCTCCCGCTTCCCGGACGCGGATGCCGTGGGGATCGACATCGCCGAGCCGGCGTTGACCGAGGCGGCGGCCGCGACCGCCAAGGCCGGGCTGTCCGACCGGATCACACTGGTGGCCGATGATGTGCTGACCATGGCGGCGCGACCCGAGTTCGATGAGGTCGAGCTACTCACCTGTTTCATGATGGGGCACGACTTCTGGCCAAGGCAGCGATGTGTCCAGACTCTGCGACGGCTGCGTGAGATCTTTCCCCGAGTCGAAAGGTTCCTGATCGGTGACGCCACCAAGACCGTCGGGGTCGACGACCGTGACCTTCCGGTCTTCACATTGGGCTTCGAAGTCGCGCACGACCTGATGGGGGTTGTTCTTCCCACACTCGCGGACTGGGAGTCGGTATTCGAGGAGGGCGGCTGGGTGATGCGCGAGAAGCACTGGATCGGTGTGGCCGTCGGCGAAGTGATCTTCGAACTCGAGCCGCGGTGA
- a CDS encoding carboxymuconolactone decarboxylase family protein, whose translation MSPVVLGKALRRSLEQVRYVTPVRFGASGGLTRAVYRQVEREFGMLAPPVALHSPAPEVMAASWVLLRETMIASWHAPRSAKEAVASTVSVNNACPYCVAVHGATLNGLLRDPTAQAISENRFDDIIDPELLAVATWARTGNPPQAAPLPAAQAPELVGVAGTFEYFNRMVNVFLDKSPLPSHVPARMRGTMLRLLSVLMRGPAGRQRAPGTSLDLLGATEPSPDLAWAADAPHIAGAFARAAATIDVAGERSVPEPVRQLVTARLAGWDGAPTGLGRAWLTEAVAGLPPADRPAGRVALLTALASHQVGDADIEELARSGADDRRIVEVAAWASLAAASSRLGPLLKSYR comes from the coding sequence GTGAGTCCGGTAGTTCTCGGCAAGGCGTTGCGCAGGTCGCTCGAGCAGGTCCGGTACGTCACACCGGTCAGGTTCGGCGCTTCCGGCGGGCTCACCCGCGCGGTGTACCGGCAGGTGGAGCGGGAGTTCGGGATGCTGGCGCCACCGGTCGCGCTGCATTCCCCCGCACCCGAAGTGATGGCGGCGAGCTGGGTCCTCCTGCGCGAGACCATGATCGCTTCCTGGCACGCCCCGCGATCGGCGAAGGAAGCCGTGGCCAGCACGGTGTCGGTGAACAACGCCTGCCCGTACTGCGTTGCCGTGCACGGCGCAACACTGAACGGGCTACTTCGCGATCCGACCGCGCAGGCGATCTCGGAGAACCGCTTCGACGACATCATCGACCCGGAGCTGCTGGCCGTCGCCACGTGGGCGAGAACAGGGAACCCGCCGCAGGCCGCGCCCCTACCGGCTGCGCAGGCACCCGAGCTCGTCGGCGTCGCCGGGACGTTCGAGTACTTCAACCGCATGGTGAACGTATTTCTCGACAAGTCACCATTACCGTCGCACGTGCCGGCCCGGATGCGCGGGACCATGCTGCGCCTGCTGAGCGTGCTCATGCGGGGTCCGGCGGGCCGGCAGCGCGCTCCCGGCACGTCCCTCGACTTGCTGGGCGCCACCGAGCCGTCGCCGGACCTGGCGTGGGCCGCCGATGCCCCGCACATCGCCGGTGCGTTCGCCCGCGCGGCCGCGACCATCGACGTCGCCGGTGAGCGTTCGGTGCCGGAACCCGTGCGGCAGCTGGTGACGGCCAGGCTGGCCGGCTGGGACGGCGCGCCCACGGGGCTCGGTCGTGCGTGGCTCACCGAGGCGGTGGCCGGTCTCCCGCCCGCCGATCGTCCAGCCGGCCGCGTCGCCCTGCTCACCGCCCTCGCCTCCCACCAGGTCGGTGACGCGGACATCGAGGAGCTTGCGCGTTCCGGCGCGGACGACCGGCGAATCGTCGAGGTCGCCGCGTGGGCCAGCCTCGCCGCGGCGTCGAGCCGCCTCGGTCCACTCCTGAAGTCCTACCGCTGA
- a CDS encoding flavin reductase family protein, with product MRETDQRPPVQSGAVHDPLRLRGVLGKFATGVTVVTAGPVMPRGMTVNAFTSVSLQPPTILVCVRRASSMHQAILTNDAFAVSVLSAEQEWIARHFANRARPRGEGEFAVIDWVTGRHTGVRLIADAVAWMECGLAAVYDGGDHSIFLGSVLTIECGAVSEPLLFFGGGYRGS from the coding sequence ATGCGTGAGACCGATCAGCGACCACCCGTGCAGTCCGGGGCTGTCCACGACCCGCTGCGGCTTCGCGGCGTGCTGGGCAAGTTCGCCACAGGCGTCACGGTTGTGACCGCGGGCCCGGTCATGCCGCGCGGGATGACCGTGAACGCCTTCACTTCGGTGTCGCTACAGCCGCCGACGATCCTGGTGTGCGTGCGACGAGCCAGCTCGATGCACCAAGCCATCCTGACGAACGACGCCTTCGCGGTGTCAGTGCTGTCCGCCGAGCAGGAATGGATCGCCCGACATTTCGCCAACCGCGCCCGGCCGCGCGGTGAGGGCGAGTTCGCCGTCATCGACTGGGTGACCGGCCGGCATACCGGGGTCCGGCTCATTGCCGATGCCGTCGCCTGGATGGAATGCGGGCTCGCCGCGGTGTACGACGGTGGCGACCATTCGATTTTCCTCGGTTCCGTGCTGACGATCGAGTGTGGCGCGGTATCGGAGCCGCTGCTCTTCTTCGGCGGCGGCTACCGCGGTTCGTAG
- a CDS encoding acyl-CoA thioesterase, with the protein MAPYYELRHLVGFEETTVVGNVYFVNYMRWQGKCREMFLRENAPDVLANFGADMILFTVKVECEFLAELALFDELSIRMRLVDLTQTQIEFGFDYVKLHDDGGEELVARGRQRVACIGGQDTGSRPIKVPASLRDALVPYTADSAPGARAVASVRNG; encoded by the coding sequence ATGGCGCCGTACTACGAGCTGCGGCATCTGGTCGGCTTCGAGGAGACCACTGTCGTCGGCAACGTCTATTTCGTCAACTACATGCGCTGGCAGGGCAAGTGCCGGGAGATGTTCCTCAGGGAGAACGCGCCGGATGTGCTGGCGAACTTCGGCGCGGACATGATCCTGTTCACCGTCAAGGTCGAGTGTGAGTTCCTCGCCGAGCTCGCACTGTTCGACGAGCTGTCCATCCGGATGCGGCTGGTGGACCTGACGCAGACACAGATCGAGTTCGGGTTCGACTACGTCAAGTTGCACGATGACGGCGGCGAAGAGCTGGTGGCACGGGGACGGCAGCGGGTGGCCTGCATCGGCGGGCAGGACACTGGTTCCCGGCCGATCAAGGTGCCAGCCTCACTACGCGACGCGCTGGTGCCCTACACGGCCGACTCGGCGCCGGGAGCGCGGGCGGTCGCCTCGGTAAGGAACGGTTGA